The genomic segment aaattccatgtagtaccacaccccatgcgagcatttataaatcgccagttgtctttgaacaaaatcactagcgaaggtgctttaagcatactcttcaattctctatttacatgtaatttttaataggttaaccacaaaggccgataaggtgaatacaaaaggtaacaagcctttaggggttaccacctctatgtagtgtgtaccatgtagcttgtgttgtggctttcattaagtattatgcacacacaaatggtgcaacaaaattttgtaatggattgctcgaatgtggtgttgtggcttgaatgtggttcgtggtttgccagtgaccatgtatgagttggggttggtccacacaacttacacaatattcaaatttcatgatggccatgataatttcttgccatatggtaaacatacaacaatgtgtaacaacgttaactaacatcacatcaagacttgactaaaaatagttccaacaatagtgatgatttcttgtatgtcagcatgacgatactgagacctgtaaaagaataagcaggcactgaagttaaccttaaattaaacactcatgcaactgacctggaacatcggtcgcaacaccaaaaacacttgtttcgatatctgatgacacaatccagcaggcactgaattaaaagagaatgtacaaaaaatcaatatgccgggctgtgtcaatgatagcatggataatcaaaatgaacaaaaattatatcccaggctaagtgaatgaataacataactgttgggtaagcatgttaaaccagaacattaggacattagtcaaaccagaacattagcacattagtcaaacaaaagtacgctatcacaacttggtcataatacaatgtttgtaccactggacttcacactggttgcccaaaaattgtgccattccgggacaacagcataatattatgaaacaaatagttactacaacacagaaggcttactgttgcactgtctacactgatataccataatttaaaaacataacaggtgggcattaaatacaatacacttaatatctgggtactaggaaaaaatcactaacatcacaacatgtaaactgacctggaaattaacacccttgatgccgctacagtctacactggatacttgttcgaacccatcaacactatgcctgatacatctgagtagactgacctgcaaattcacatcactagtatacagtgataattgataactgcaaaaacaacaattgcaataatacaattcttctgtacgtcaactgacctgaaattcatgacactcaataccgagacctgtaaaagaataagcaggcactgaagtccaaaattaaacacacatgcaaactgacctggaacatcggtcgcaacaccaaagacatctgtttcgatatctgacgaaacaatccagcaggcactgaattaaaaagagaatgtgcaaaaaatcaatatgccaggctgtaccaataaaggatgaataatcaaaatgaactaaaaatatatatcccatatgcaggttaagtgagtaacataactgttgggtaagcatgtaaaccagaacatttggtcattagtcaaacaaaagtacgctatcacaaactggtcactgataattgataactacaaaaagaacaattgcaataatacaattcctctgaatgtcaactgacctgaaattcatgacacctgtatctttgttcctgcatggtctcaacttacatatgtaccatgatcacattcaacagctagtggataaaccagtatgaccatggccagatggcctgcaaaaaccaacaagcaggtgttaaatacaatacacatacctaaagcctggaatatgaaaaatattatataagcattattccacactgatatagtaatagattataggatgttgtggaacttgcctaaacgtgtaaacttgaacatgaggacaactgcataatctggacacttggaattgtccaatacctgatgaaccgcaagtaggtactaatgacattcacttcaacattttatcccagctgggtgaatctcttgtaactgagtaaaaaggtgtttattttccacctgcaaccaaagttctacatttctgtggttgggtgtacataaactgacctggaaaatcagtatgccataggggtatggaaatggttcctttccttctgttgtgacattacttacagctgactggtaaatgatcatcgatgtccccatggaccccaacaatgagtataccaataacttcacaagttggaatgaatttcctttcaacatctggtggacaggtccaaaaaccctatcgcacaaacacggtgaatcagtgtgtggcgatgtgacacgttgcacaaacttcactcctcgtttcgttagcattcaagaccggcatatatcatagagtccctcagtattcttgcccatagatattagagtacgtCTTGCCGGACTCTTACTTTTTcgagcgttgctcaagcgatgtagtttctcacgaggggctcgagtttctcagtaaagtcgagccgattaaagtacgcctcaccatccagttacattcttaaaccattcaatttaaagcCACGGatcatgagtgtccgcttaaggtaattagggactttccacgagatttcccctaaatagatcacgtgttagttgtcaatctggtggattctggtggtatacatggttcaacaatgcggtaagtgtagtataagctgtcaatgaataattgtttgttcacagttatttttgtgtgataagcatgcttgaggaagggtctgggggacgaaactaatgttttgacagcagttgatgatggccaggcaaagaactgcgagaagaactactatgataatacttttttgttgttgttgttttgccttgccatgcccacagtgtagtcctctatttgtgttcgcatgctgtccgaggtttcacatgcctatttgttttgttgtacatcttttcatcacaattgtcaatgatggttctctctctgatagtagggaaaaattcccacccctatagctctgcctaggggcattaactagtattatctacagctactgtattatgttgctgatatgtacattcaggccaagaataaaggtgaaagtggtagtaaggctcaatcctattattctgctgaacgggcaagggagtctgggactctggggacatgttccctcaggaaagtacaagtactacaacttttttgttttaattgcttcatcaagtataaaaatttcagtcaaaaggtgataatcgagctctggtcttatgcactggttggagtggttgtatcgatactgcactgtgacatccttgaggggttagtgctggcattgtccatggcaatactattccatctccccgagtcttgatgattgagtcctccattcctttctctgctgctccaatcctgaagttgtgaccacagtcaaaaggtgacgatcgaggctctggtcttgcatctatactgtactgcaacacccttgaggggttagtaccggcattgtccatcgcaatactgttccatctcccatatacaagtcttgatggttgagtcctctattcctttctctgctgctgtaatcctgaagttgtgaccaaaatattaaaaaatggttataacatgataaatgattatgatgataacaattactaatgtatttatagctgtgtagcaactgtgaactaattaggcacttgcaagtttaattaggtgtctgaagcatttaacatgcacagatatgagatatattcatgacgtgcaggcagtaaagataaatttactctaatagagcagtcatactacaccgtaaattcatacttccgaatttacagtgttatgaaacaatcattattatgtatggattttactgactctcctagataatattctgcattaatgttaattgctcatttccaaaaaattagcttttaaaccaaatgtagagtctatcactgacaaaaatgagtgatatccaccccaaaaacaccttcgctgtaaaaaaggcgcgcccaagaaactacaagtacctggaacccaatgtaaaaaagaaaaagaaaaatcagcttagctgaagtgaaaagtaactggtaacttaaagagctgatatctgaagcggccaagaatacaattactaaagtttaatccatgcaagaacaccttggctataaaacaggtgtatacatgaaagtaactgggaactgaaatggctgatatctgaagcggccaagaatgaatggtcatatacaactaatccaaaaatgtaacactgaacctttataattcagctgtgttctatattcactcttgctgcatcgtaaagtaatttcttttaactctaattggctggtaatttggccgcctttttttgctctattatactgactattaaaaaaggcggccaaattaccagccaattagagttaaaagaaattactttacgatgcagcaagagtgaatatagaacacagctgaattataaaggttcagtgttacatttttggattagttgtatatgaccattcattcttggccgcttcagatatcagccatttcagttcccagttactttcatgtatacacctgttttatagccaaggtgttcttgcatggattaaactttagtaattgtattcttggccgcttcagatatcagctctttaagttaccagttacttttcacttcagctaagctgatttttctttttcttttttacattgggttccaggtacttgtagtttcttgggcgcgtgTTTTTTGGGTGGATATATATTACCATTAATGTCACATATACTTAATTTTTTGCTGTTAGGATATTAGGTGATGCTATTGTAGAGGAAGTGGAGAGGAAAGGAGGGAAGGGATTTATATGTAATACTCCAGTAGTCAGTGATGGAGAAACACAGGTACCAAATTTACATCTGATTTTATGCTTGTTCTCCAATACATACAAACTACATAGGGAACATCTAGAATGAGATACTCACTGATATCTCGTGATTGGATTGCTGACTGCATTGAGATCATGCATGAGGCATATGCTTCTGTAAGTGGTGAAATGTcttcttttttttaaaatttacaaCAACTGCTTTTCATACATAGGATGCTGTGATCACTCTTGCAGGATGTGATAAAACAGGTAAGAATATTTATTAACAGACTTAACTTAACCTTGCTTTTATCCAGTACCTGGAGTTCTAATGCCTATTGCTCGCTTGAATGCTGTAAGTTGAGCAGTTAGGTGATCTACTGTATAGTGCAGTACTGGACACATGCAATTACAGATCGGAGTTTGTATGTATGGTGGGTCCCATCTTCCTGGCCACTGTGCTGGACAAGATACAGGTCTTGATGGAGGAAGTGTCATGGAGGTGATGACATACAGCATTGTGTTATCTTCTTTAGTTGTGTACATGTTGTGTAGGCTATTGGTTCATATGGTGCTGGACTGATTGACATCGAGGAACTACACAAAATAGAGTGTAATGCACTAACTGGTTCTGGAGCATGTGGTATGTACCTGTACTAGACTTGCATTCTAAACTGTATCTTAACATCTTTTAGTCATAGATTTAGAttttatatcatacagtacgatagtactgtatagtaggggttggtaagaaatcatatggttttgtggatttttgcaccttaaaaaacggccttgcaataagttttacccaaaaaaaccacctggaatgcattagtactgttataatgatgctgtaccttgggtaaacgaagcgaaaagtcgaatgtttcgatgtacagtgagttttaaaaattacGTATTTCACCTACATttcgtctgccagcctgcctgctgtaagacccggtagCGCTAGTTGTatagctccagaaatttcagacagtcaaggtaatgacggcggattcacgaatctgttgttccgattatgttctgtccactgcactatgctgtttgctttcatcattcattgcttctttgttcttctcgaaggataattaatagttacGGCGCTTAATAGTTGCGGTGCACACCATAACCCAAACGCGTGATTTAACAAAGTGTGAATCCCGTATAGCCTAAACatttcgagggggaaaattttcactgatttcgctgttttgggtgttatcagcgaaaattttaccctcaaaatatttaggcctccatatagtctaatagagagtgtttgcaaatccatgaaaattttatatttagcaacattgctcaaccaaatatttgcccctcaaaatatttaggctatacggtatgtgtgtgtaagatgagggtgaacaggtgtagtacccaaggagttgtctctagcatttatctCGAGCATTTATTATGCTGGGTATAGTCattttatatagtcttaattaccagtttagtgaggtagctagctaataatgtctttgaggggcgGATCCACCTCGGAATCCAGACTACTAAAAGCGAGAGTTCCACTCTTATAATTGTGGATtctccagcaatgttttactgtaaaatcatcaacatttaggccattagaaatgcagctgaagcctcaaacagttgctgtaatagctttaagcatagataatatacactcactcactcactcactcacttcatcactgaccacagtatattatctatgctttaagacaaaacaataattatttagaggcgcttattgcgtACGAcggtaaaagatagctgcttcaagtgatatttatactatgtggaaacaaaaagagtataatatagctaactagctagacaaaaaaagtaaacaaactagctatttaaaaaatttaaaatttcagaAGGAAATAGGGGTTGATTGATATAtacgctacaaaaagtaaggaaacaagctcaaaaatgttatagctgaaatgagaaatggtccagcagtaaaaagtaaggaaacaagattagacgactacttgctaaaatgagacatactttaatccctacttttggctaatttgatggtctcattcaagatgctagccaaaagtaggcattaaagtgtgtctcattttagcaagtagttgtctaatcttgtttccttacttttcaCTGCTGgaccatttctcatttcagctataacatttttgagcttgtttccttactttttgtagtgtgtatatTACATCAActcctacttccttttgaaattagaatttttttaaatagctattaTTATAAGCTCTGCACTACACTTATCTCATTATTGTCTTTTCATATAAAGGATTTAAGGGCAGAATTTAGTGAAGTTGTACCACAGCTATAACGATAGAGTATCACATTTTTTATTCTCAGCTTCACCATGAGATTGTGTCAAAGCCTTAGTTATTTTTTAGTAAAACCATTGTTCCATCAATTACAGTCAAGCTATATATATCCTTAGTTAGATCACAGCTTATGTATTGTGCACCTGTATGGCGACCTTACCTTTTGAAGAACATCTCTAAAATTGAACAGCTTCAACATAGGGCAACCAAATACATTTTACATGACTTCACCTCAGATTACAAAACACGGCTAATAAATCTATACCTCCCTTAATGTATACCTTCGAAATATCAGATATAATGTTTTTCATCACCTGTCTGAAAATCCAACCCCAAGCTTTGACATCAATTCTTACGTATCTTTCTCCAAGAGTATTACAAGATCTAAGCTACACCATAACATATCCTTTACCAACAGAGAGCgtatttttattttaattgaatttgtcgacTTTGGAACTCCCTGCCAATCATCAATATTAGTTTATTAATTTTGCAGACACTATTAAAAGACGATTAAAATCTTTTCTCTGGAACCATTTTATCACACACTTCAGTTCTGATGACCCACATAAattccattacctttgtccttgtGGCAGTTGTGTCAACAGTCAACCCATCATGAACTTTGATTACCTGTAGCTATATTAGTAACTTATAATCTACTTTATTTAATAGGTTTACTTACTGTAATTCTTACGTAAATAGAACTAATTTTAATTACACTGTATTATAATTACTTTTGTTTCTGGGCACTGGCACAGGATGCCAGTGTGCCATCAGTGCATTATTAAATTATTTGTTTCACTGTAATATATACACGCACACCCCTCTGTACACTCTTTGCACtgaaaagctttaataaataaaataaataaataaatttactCTTGTTGTGGTAAACATATTTGCCTGTGTACACTGTTGAAAGTTATTCATTATTGTCTTCAGCTGGTATGTTTACTGCTAGCACCATGTCATCTGCTGTGGAGACTTTGGGGATGTCCCTACCAGGTTAGACAATAGTATGAAATCCTTGACTGATGATATGTGTGTGCTTTATCTGATTAGGTTCAGCTTCAGGTGCAGCAGTGGATGAGAACAATGTTGTAACAGTCAAGAAGAAGGAAGAATGTATTAAAGTTGTTGACACAGTGTTTCAGTTGTTAGAAAAGCGTATAACAGCCAAACAAATTATGACCAAGAAGGTACGAGTGTTTAGTAATGGAGACATGTATACTAATAGATTCTTTCCAGGCATTTGAGAATGCACTTACAGTATTGTATGCTCTTGGAGGTTCCACCAATGGTGTTCTACATTTGTTGGCTTTGGCCAATGAGTAAGCGATTCTTAAAGAGTGTTAATATTATCAATGGACTTTTGTGTGCAGAGCTGAAGTGGAGTTATCTATTGAGGACTTCAACAGGATTGGTAGCAGAGTGCCGCTAATATCTAATCTTAAGCCTCACGGAAAGGTAAATTATAGCTAGAGGTGCACTGATATGacttttagctgatattctGATGACCAATATTATCAAGCTGATAAACAAAGCCAATCCTAGCATAGACTTTTTCTCTAATAATTTGCACTCTAAATAAGTGACAGAGTGGGGCTGTAATCAACAGCTGACATTACATAATCATGCAGGCACTGCTAGGATATTACTTGAGCATGAGTGTCCATAAATTgatgtttatgtatatctgtatctgctgcttgtttACACTTGTtactgatccgataccgatatacaaaaacAAAGCTGATATAGCCGATAACTGATAGTCGATCCAATTATTGGCGCACCTTTTTTTATATCCCAAAGCATCATGGTATTTTTATCTTGTGTGCTGCATGTACATTTGGAATATTAATTCTCCATATACATTCAGTTTGTTCTACACATTTCCAACTGTCTAGGATTTGGGATTTATGAAAGAATTTCATCACGAAACTAAAATTTGATGCCATATGGCAGACTTTGTAGACTTCTAGGGTTGTTTCAATAAGTAGTGAAGCAGCAAACCAATGTAGTGCACAATCAGTTTTAATAAAATGATTGACAGTTGTACTTGTATGTGGTGTGcacagatttgcgaaaaggggtcttccacacatccatATGTACACGTCCAATTTGCCATTCAGACTGGATAAAGTCAATGATTTCAAATTTGGTCATTAGTGAGCAACAACATGGCTTAATTGTGTTTTATATTTCTAGAAATCTAAGTTATGGTTTATAGAACTAGATATTTGTGGAACACCCCTTTTAGCAAATCCGGCCTAATCTAAAATTAAGCAAAATTAAATTGTGCAAATTAAATAGAAATTTAATATGCGATATAAGTTTTTGCAATTAATATTTTGGATAGAAGCGAGACATTGTAAAGTTGGAAGTTATTTGCGATGAAGGAGTCTTTTAGAATATTAAAAAAAGTAATCATCTTAGTATAAAGGGGGTTTTGGAAAATAAAAAAGAAAGTAATGGAGaatgaattttttttattaattttgtcatcGATAGTGAAGAGTACTGTGAAGGAAAGTTATGAAATTTGTTGTTTTGGCAGATAGTGATATCGTACCTTTAGTATTAGGAATTTGCAAGAAGTTTTTGGCAAAAAGATTTGTAATGAGATTGAATGTGAGATTTAAAGTCAAAAATCCCAATATCAAGTGATCTAGTTATGGGTAATTTGAATCTATGTGTCCATGTAGGGGAGGAATGAACCGGTGGTTGTGACAAATGACCTATAATTAGGGGTGAATTGTTAACGATGTGTAGTATGTAATTCACTGCACTGGCTTTGTGTTTATTACAGTATCACATGCCAGACCTGGACAAAATTGGTGGTGTACCAGTAGTACTAAAGGAACTACTTACAGCTGGTCTTCTCCATGGAGAATGTCTTACAGTCACTGGTTGTACTATAGCTCAGAATGTTTCTGGTGTCCCCTCCTTGAGTGAACTACAAACTGTGTTGTGTCATGTTGACAAGCCAATGGCTCCAGCTGGTAGACATATCATCATATTGAAAGTATGGCAAATCACTGACTCTTGATCAGTCCTTAAATCACATATGTTCTTAGGGTAACTTAGCTACAGACAGTGCTGTATTGAAGATGAGTGGGAAGCCATGTGACAAGCCATTTAAAGGACCAGTAAGTTGTAAGATGCTCCAAAGGTCAACATGTACTATTTATTGGTAGGCTTTAGTGTTTGATAATGAACAAGATGCGTTTGATGCCATCATGGGACGTCAAGTGAAAGAGGGTCATGTAGTAGTGATAAGATATGAAGGACCAAAAGGAAGGTACACATGCAGTTTTTCTATTTAAGTAAAACTTTATGTGCAGTCTACAGACCAGTATATTCAATTCTATATATGACAGGTTTTGTAACAAGGATTTTAATGGAGTTTTACATTTAGATTCTTCTAATCATGAGTGCAAAAGCAGTTGTTTGTGGATGTGCATACTATATAGGAAGACTATGTTGCCCAACCCAAGGTCTTGATTTTTAATTTGAGAGAAGAGCCAAATGCAAGCAAAACTCCATTAAAGTCTTGTTATTACAAAACCTGTAACAGAATCAAATGTGCTAGTTTACAGATTGGTATTACTATAACTATTAGGAAATGCTGTGAGGTAAAATACTTTCCTGCATGCCAGGTAACCATATGAAATTAAATAGGTAATAGTGGCATGTTGCTACTTTTGCTTGAATCAGTGGCCTTGTCCGTATGCATGCACACTTGCTCAAATGtctgaaaaccagacttggagATAATTGCTTTAACTGTCAGCAATGTTAATTGTGTCATTATAAATAGTACTAGACTATTAAACATGTGGTTTCACTTAGGCCGATTTTTGTACATTAAAGCACTTTGTGGTTACCCTTATCATTGTGTAAGCAACAAGTTGATAGacaaattccttgttctatagcaagtAATTTGATATGCAGTCTTATGTTGTATGGTTTGTAAGTTACATCAGTTTAGAGCAGTAGATTGGAACCTCTATACGAATTTGTCGATGAGAGGGATATTATTAATTGATTGTGATATTTTGATTCCTTTGAATCACTCACTGAATATAGTGTAATTACGTAGTATACTTTATTTCATGTAACCTATATATATAATAAGCTTTGAGCTTATAAAAACATGCACCCACTACAGCACAACATTAAATATCAACACAGTGATGGGCAAATGCACAGCTAGTATTCTGACATATGTATATTTGAGTGATTGCAACATGTAACAAGATATGCAAGCAGTTGAATTCACAGTGGACTGAAATCAATGCTGAGCTACCAACAATAATTGTAAAAGTGCACTTCATCTATTCTTTATATAGTCCTGGGATGCCAGAGATGCTGTCACCTAGTTCAGCAATAGTAGGCAGTGGATTGGGAACTAAAGTTGCACTGATCACTGATGGAAGATTTAGTGGGGCGACTCATGGTAAGTACTATTGGTAATGCTATAAAATTTAGTTTTCTTACAATGTATGTCTGGAAGCTTACTACCTAGAATAAACCTGCGGTGAAGTTAGTAAATAGTTAATAACTAGTGCATAGTATAGTTTACTACTATATTCATCAAACAAAACCAACACAGATTTAGCAttactgttagcttactttctggaaaGCACAAATGGACAAACGTCATTGGTTTCGTGACACTGGCACTATATCCATGAAGGGTATATCTAGCAGCTACAATGCCAGGTTCTACTTTACTTATACATGCTGGGAAATTTCTAAAACACCTAGAGCACACCAACAAGTTTTCTACAGTGCTATTTAGAGCCCCACAGATGATGTGGGCTCAACTACCCACGTCATCATCAGATCTCTAAATAGTGTAGAAATCTAGTCAGCATGTTCTAATTATTTTACTACTTACCCTTCCCACACCCACAAGGCATAATGGTTGGACATGTCAGCCCTGAAGCATACTGTGGTGGAAACATTGCTCTAATTCACAATGGAGATATTATCACAATTGATGCTGTCAACAAGACCCTTAATGTGGTATGTACTCCAAACTGTGTTACTAAATAACCTGATAATTTCTAAGGCACTAAGCGAAGATGAATTAAGTGAGAGGAGAAAACAATGGACACCAGTTGACAAGCCAGTAAAGGGTCTACTGCTGAAGTATAGGAGAAGTGTTGGCAGTGCCCACGTTGGAGCCATCACCCAGTGACATGGTTTATGTCTGAACAGAGATTAGGTTGTTTACAATTATTATACAGTTCCTTTTTCCtagagtagctatatatattttacaataaaaaaaCTGTAGCCATTGTGTGTTTTGTAGTGTTTAACGTTTCACACAATGACTAATTCAATTAGTTTATTTTTGACCACCAAGTATGGTTTCTATGATTTAGCCATTGAATATAAAGTTTGTTCAGAGGAAATGCTTAATTTTGGAATCCATGCAATGAACCAACACAGAATACAGAGGTATGCCAGCTTTAGGTTTAGTTTTACGCATTACTGAGAAAGACAGCATACATGGTTGATACAACTCAGGGGGATGCAACTGCACAACCCCAGGCAATTAC from the Dysidea avara chromosome 13, odDysAvar1.4, whole genome shotgun sequence genome contains:
- the LOC136243029 gene encoding uncharacterized protein isoform X2; translation: MSLVLRPMFQVSVLSVMNFSYQLSLYTSDVNLQVSLLRCIRHSVDGFEQVSSVDCSGIKGVNFQCLLDCVIRYRNKCFWCCDRCSRSQYRHADIQEIITIVGTIFSQVLM
- the LOC136243029 gene encoding uncharacterized protein isoform X1, with amino-acid sequence MNFSACWIVSSDIETDVFGVATDVPGLGIECHEFQVSLLRCIRHSVDGFEQVSSVDCSGIKGVNFQCLLDCVIRYRNKCFWCCDRCSRSQYRHADIQEIITIVGTIFSQVLM
- the LOC136242682 gene encoding dihydroxy-acid dehydratase-like; this encodes MIDTPILSWCLFYCVNSVTWSVEMTEAKKLKLASTKIRSADMTGDPNNQYQWIKQTSARANLRAAGFKDDDFTKPVITVVCPYSNALPCNNHLRILGDAIVEEVERKGGKGFICNTPVVSDGETQGTSRMRYSLISRDWIADCIEIMHEAYASDAVITLAGCDKTVPGVLMPIARLNAIGVCMYGGSHLPGHCAGQDTGLDGGSVMEAIGSYGAGLIDIEELHKIECNALTGSGACAGMFTASTMSSAVETLGMSLPGSASGAAVDENNVVTVKKKEECIKVVDTVFQLLEKRITAKQIMTKKAFENALTVLYALGGSTNGVLHLLALANEAEVELSIEDFNRIGSRVPLISNLKPHGKYHMPDLDKIGGVPVVLKELLTAGLLHGECLTVTGCTIAQNVSGVPSLSELQTVLCHVDKPMAPAGRHIIILKGNLATDSAVLKMSGKPCDKPFKGPALVFDNEQDAFDAIMGRQVKEGHVVVIRYEGPKGSPGMPEMLSPSSAIVGSGLGTKVALITDGRFSGATHGIMVGHVSPEAYCGGNIALIHNGDIITIDAVNKTLNVALSEDELSERRKQWTPVDKPVKGLLLKYRRSVGSAHVGAITQ